Below is a genomic region from Bacteroidota bacterium.
ATTTGCATTAAGTGGGCTAATGATGCTTTTTCCGAGTTTCTTTTCTAAATCCTTTCTTGCAACACCAGCAACCGAACCTCCTTTTTTAGCGACATTCCTGTTCTCGCTTAATGTCTTTGGTTTTTGTTCTTTGGATAATTCAGTTGTTGAAGTTTCTGCTAACATGTTTAAAACTAATTCAAGATTAGTCATATTATCCCGAAGATTTTCTTTCTTTAAGTCTTTGAGGTTTTTGTATTGTTTTGTTGTTAATCCAGTCCATGCCTGAGTGATTTCGTCAGTTAAAATTGCATATTCTAATCCTTTTTTTACTCCACGCAATTCCCATTCGTCAGTAAGTTCTTTTCTAACTTCAATGCTTTTTATTCGTTGGTTAATCCAGTTTTTTGAATAACCTTTTTTTAGATATGTTTCCATTGCTCTGTCAAAAGCCAATTCTGGGTCTTCTGTTTCTTCAATCCTTTCATAGCCTACTTTAGCAAGCCAAACTTTAAAAGGTTCTGCTTTAGGTGAGGGGATAGATTGAATTATACGTAA
It encodes:
- a CDS encoding Bro-N domain-containing protein encodes the protein MTKETSIKLFESKKIRVHWDSESEKWYFSVIDIIETLTQSKNPRRYWSDLKRKLTKEGFSQLYEIIVQLKLKASDGKMYTTDCADTEGLLRIIQSIPSPKAEPFKVWLAKVGYERIEETEDPELAFDRAMETYLKKGYSKNWINQRIKSIEVRKELTDEWELRGVKKGLEYAILTDEITQAWTGLTTKQYKNLKDLKKENLRDNMTNLELVLNMLAETSTTELSKEQKPKTLSENRNVAKKGGSVAGVARKDLEKKLGKSIISPLNAN